In one window of Atribacteraceae bacterium DNA:
- a CDS encoding ATP-binding cassette domain-containing protein has translation MINLQNIALRLDSELIFDNLSWFVGDGGRVGLVGANGTGKTTLLRILNGEIEPDAGTVDIPRTRSVGYLPQELTALGDLRVIDYLKKTSGLSALERELQDIEETLAGLSPESPDFGTFLKRHDRTLKEYTLLDGFSFQARAHSVLHGLGFSAGETRKATNQFSGGWQMKILLASLLLQKPDLLLLDEPTNHLDTDNLEWLENYLSGYRGTIIIVSHDRRFLDTITTETALLHQRNLTVFPGGYSRSMESLHEQEQKREKERQLQARFLEKERSYIDRFRYKASKASQMQSRIRRMRKMELVEAEITPKRVRLRFPNCERSAHEVLSVRQVTKSYGNQEVFRNINFAVFRGEKIALVGMNGAGKSTLTRLISGLEKPNGGTITVGQLVKVGYFFQESVKNLDFTKTVWDEINQFNPQISQAEKRNLLGAFLFSGDTVNKPIAVLSGGEKARLSLLKILLQDTNFLVLDEPTNHLDIPTCELFQQALEEYTGTLLIISHDRYLLDRVVSRVIEIRQGELTEYPGNYSYYLRKRQEREDRAKEVGGVSWEKKAVPSSMEKVQKRETAERRNRLYREKRAIQEKLEPIERILSSLEQQKEENEKLLGNPDVLKDSHRVARLMVELKDIGRRQEALYGEWEQLLILLDNIGGENQA, from the coding sequence ATGATCAACCTCCAAAATATCGCCTTGCGACTGGATAGTGAACTTATATTCGATAATCTCTCCTGGTTTGTCGGAGACGGGGGGCGGGTCGGTCTGGTCGGGGCCAATGGGACCGGAAAAACCACGCTACTGCGTATTCTTAACGGAGAAATCGAGCCGGATGCCGGGACCGTAGATATCCCCCGCACCCGGTCCGTGGGATATCTCCCCCAGGAACTGACCGCCCTAGGAGATTTACGGGTGATCGACTATTTAAAAAAAACCAGCGGACTGTCGGCGCTGGAGCGGGAACTTCAAGACATCGAAGAAACGCTTGCCGGTCTCTCCCCGGAAAGCCCGGATTTCGGGACTTTCTTGAAACGTCATGACCGGACTCTGAAAGAATACACCCTGCTGGATGGTTTCTCCTTCCAGGCCAGAGCCCACAGCGTCTTACACGGCCTCGGCTTTTCCGCCGGGGAGACCCGCAAGGCGACGAATCAGTTTTCCGGCGGCTGGCAGATGAAGATCCTGCTCGCATCCCTCCTTCTCCAAAAGCCAGATCTCCTGTTACTCGACGAACCGACCAACCACCTGGACACGGACAATCTGGAATGGCTGGAAAACTATCTTTCCGGATACCGGGGAACCATCATCATCGTCTCTCACGACCGGCGTTTTCTGGATACCATCACCACGGAAACCGCGCTTCTCCACCAACGAAACCTCACGGTTTTTCCCGGTGGATACTCTCGTTCCATGGAAAGCCTGCACGAGCAAGAACAGAAGCGTGAAAAGGAACGTCAACTGCAAGCCCGTTTCCTGGAAAAAGAACGCTCATATATCGATCGTTTCCGATATAAAGCCAGCAAGGCCAGCCAGATGCAAAGCCGGATCCGGCGGATGAGAAAAATGGAACTGGTCGAGGCTGAGATCACGCCAAAACGGGTACGCCTGCGTTTTCCCAATTGTGAGCGCAGCGCTCATGAGGTTTTGAGCGTGCGGCAGGTCACCAAAAGCTATGGAAACCAGGAGGTCTTCCGGAATATCAATTTTGCGGTTTTCCGGGGGGAAAAGATCGCCCTGGTCGGGATGAATGGCGCCGGAAAATCCACACTAACCCGCCTGATCAGTGGTCTTGAAAAGCCGAATGGGGGAACAATCACCGTGGGCCAACTGGTAAAAGTCGGCTATTTTTTTCAGGAAAGCGTGAAAAACCTCGACTTTACGAAAACGGTCTGGGATGAAATCAATCAGTTCAATCCGCAGATCAGCCAAGCGGAAAAACGGAACCTGCTGGGCGCTTTTTTATTCTCCGGGGATACGGTCAATAAGCCCATCGCCGTTCTCTCCGGGGGGGAAAAGGCCCGCCTCAGCCTCCTGAAAATCCTTTTACAGGATACGAATTTTCTGGTGTTGGATGAACCGACCAACCATCTGGATATCCCCACCTGTGAACTTTTTCAGCAAGCGCTCGAAGAGTATACCGGGACGCTGCTCATCATCTCCCATGACCGCTATCTTCTTGACCGGGTGGTCTCCCGGGTTATCGAAATCCGCCAGGGAGAGTTGACGGAATACCCGGGCAACTATTCCTACTATTTACGAAAACGTCAGGAAAGGGAAGACCGGGCCAAGGAGGTGGGGGGTGTTTCCTGGGAGAAGAAAGCAGTACCTTCATCCATGGAAAAAGTTCAAAAAAGAGAGACCGCCGAACGGCGAAACCGCCTTTACCGGGAAAAACGGGCCATCCAGGAAAAGCTCGAACCTATCGAACGGATTCTGTCTTCCCTTGAACAACAAAAAGAGGAAAATGAAAAGCTTCTGGGCAACCCGGACGTACTGAAAGATTCCCATCGGGTCGCGCGGTTGATGGTAGAGCTGAAAGACATCGGTCGGCGGCAGGAAGCGCTTTATGGGGAATGGGAACAACTCCTCATCCTTCTGGATAACATCGGTGGGGAAAACCAAGCCTAA
- the dhaL gene encoding dihydroxyacetone kinase subunit DhaL — MAGTISFEKIKESFPQVMENLEKNRQYLNDLDAPIGDSDHGESVCNAFRKVKEAVEAFPADSRDIGALLQAVGKSIIFSGGAAMGPLYGTAFQDAGKAVAGKSELTPTDLAVMWDAFAGGVKRRGKVELGEKTMYDTIYPVAEALKNALEQGRGLRKMVEGAIRAAHGGMESTREMLSTRGRSSRLGDRSIGHIDPGSASSCIIIETFLTNLV, encoded by the coding sequence ATGGCCGGGACGATCTCGTTCGAAAAAATCAAAGAATCCTTTCCGCAGGTGATGGAAAACTTGGAAAAAAACCGCCAATACCTGAATGACCTGGATGCGCCGATTGGCGATTCCGACCATGGGGAAAGCGTATGTAACGCTTTTCGTAAGGTCAAAGAGGCGGTGGAGGCATTTCCGGCCGATTCCCGGGATATCGGGGCCTTGCTCCAGGCGGTGGGCAAGTCGATCATTTTTTCCGGTGGGGCGGCAATGGGGCCTCTCTATGGCACGGCGTTTCAGGATGCCGGCAAGGCGGTGGCCGGGAAAAGCGAGCTGACACCCACAGATCTGGCGGTGATGTGGGACGCCTTCGCCGGTGGGGTGAAGCGGCGGGGGAAGGTCGAACTCGGTGAGAAAACCATGTACGACACTATCTATCCGGTGGCGGAAGCCCTTAAAAATGCCCTCGAACAGGGGAGGGGTTTGCGGAAAATGGTCGAGGGGGCGATCCGGGCAGCCCATGGTGGAATGGAGTCCACCCGGGAGATGCTTTCCACCCGGGGGCGCTCTTCCCGGCTGGGGGATCGGAGCATCGGCCACATCGACCCCGGGTCGGCTTCCAGTTGTATCATTATCGAAACCTTTTTGACCAACTTGGTATAA
- a CDS encoding dihydroxyacetone kinase subunit DhaK: protein MKKFINQPENLIEEMLEGFVTANAQKVRRLPTERVMVRKDAPVRGKVGVITGGGSGHEPAFIGYIGKGMLDAVGVGDIFAAPPVQRCYETIKAADGGKGVLVCIGNYSGDTMNFGMAAEMLQEEGVPVETVVVNDDVASSPKDRMDNRRGVAGEVVLWKIVGALSEEGADLATLKEVGERTIFNTRSMGVAHSPCILPTSGKPSFILGEDEMEIGVGHHGEPGIQKTKIMTADAVTDLIMGKILEDLPFKSGDEVSVLLSGLGSTSFLEMYIVFRRLNHILSDQGITLHRSFIGNFFVSLEMGGFSITLTKLDKDLKRLIDAPCNAVHLVQMS, encoded by the coding sequence ATGAAAAAATTCATCAATCAGCCGGAAAATTTGATTGAGGAAATGCTCGAAGGATTCGTTACCGCTAATGCCCAGAAAGTCCGCCGGCTCCCCACCGAGCGAGTTATGGTACGTAAAGACGCTCCGGTTCGCGGGAAAGTGGGTGTGATTACCGGTGGCGGGTCCGGCCATGAACCGGCTTTTATCGGGTACATTGGTAAAGGCATGCTTGATGCGGTGGGGGTCGGGGATATTTTTGCCGCGCCGCCGGTCCAGCGCTGCTATGAAACCATCAAGGCCGCCGATGGTGGCAAGGGCGTGCTTGTCTGTATCGGGAATTATTCGGGTGATACCATGAATTTCGGGATGGCCGCGGAAATGCTCCAGGAGGAGGGCGTTCCGGTAGAAACGGTGGTAGTCAACGACGATGTGGCCTCTTCACCCAAAGACCGGATGGATAACCGCCGGGGTGTGGCCGGAGAGGTGGTCCTCTGGAAAATCGTCGGTGCCTTGTCCGAGGAGGGTGCGGATCTGGCGACTCTGAAAGAGGTGGGTGAGCGGACTATCTTCAATACCCGGAGCATGGGGGTGGCTCATTCTCCCTGTATCCTCCCTACGAGTGGCAAACCCAGCTTCATCCTGGGAGAGGACGAGATGGAGATCGGAGTAGGTCACCATGGAGAACCGGGTATCCAGAAGACCAAGATTATGACCGCCGATGCCGTAACCGACCTCATTATGGGGAAAATTCTGGAAGATCTCCCCTTCAAATCAGGCGATGAAGTGTCGGTCCTCTTGAGTGGATTGGGTTCCACTTCGTTCCTGGAAATGTACATCGTCTTTCGCAGGCTCAACCATATCCTCTCCGATCAGGGGATTACACTCCACCGCAGCTTCATCGGGAATTTCTTCGTCTCCTTGGAAATGGGCGGCTTTTCCATCACCTTGACCAAGCTTGATAAAGATTTGAAGCGTCTCATCGACGCGCCCTGCAATGCGGTCCATTTGGTGCAGATGTCATAG
- a CDS encoding L-ribulose-5-phosphate 4-epimerase codes for MLEALKEKVFQANMDLKRESLVILTWGNASEIDREKGLVVIKPSGVPYSTLRADQMVVVDLYGQVVEGELRPSVDTVTHLVLYQNFPGIGGVVHTHSTWATIWAQAGKAIPCLGGTHADHFFGEVPCTRPLSAEEIAGDFELESGRVIVECFKNLDPGHVPGVLIDTHGPFTWGDDALDAVHNSVVLEEVAKMAFYTLSLQPNLPSMNETMLAKRFFRKHGAGAYYGQK; via the coding sequence ATGCTCGAAGCCCTCAAGGAAAAAGTCTTTCAAGCAAATATGGATTTGAAGCGGGAGAGCCTGGTCATCCTCACTTGGGGCAACGCCTCCGAGATCGATCGGGAGAAAGGTCTGGTGGTGATCAAGCCCAGCGGAGTACCCTATTCCACCCTGCGCGCCGACCAGATGGTGGTGGTGGATTTATACGGACAAGTGGTGGAAGGAGAATTACGGCCCTCAGTGGATACCGTAACCCACCTTGTACTATACCAGAATTTCCCGGGGATCGGCGGAGTGGTCCATACTCACTCGACCTGGGCGACCATCTGGGCCCAGGCGGGAAAAGCGATTCCCTGCTTGGGCGGGACCCATGCCGACCATTTTTTCGGGGAAGTCCCTTGTACCAGACCGTTGAGCGCGGAAGAAATCGCCGGGGATTTTGAACTGGAATCCGGTAGGGTGATCGTTGAGTGCTTCAAAAACCTGGACCCCGGTCACGTTCCCGGAGTGCTTATCGATACTCACGGTCCGTTCACCTGGGGTGATGATGCGCTGGACGCCGTGCACAACAGCGTGGTCCTGGAGGAAGTAGCCAAAATGGCTTTTTATACCCTGAGTCTTCAGCCGAATCTTCCGTCCATGAATGAAACCATGCTGGCCAAGCGCTTCTTCCGCAAACACGGTGCCGGCGCCTATTACGGGCAGAAATAA
- a CDS encoding cold-shock protein, whose amino-acid sequence MATGKVKWFNAAKGYGFIESDEGGDVFVHYSSIGGSGYRALEQGDSVEFEVQQGAKGPQAVSVRRV is encoded by the coding sequence ATGGCAACAGGTAAGGTCAAATGGTTCAATGCGGCAAAAGGGTATGGGTTTATCGAGTCCGATGAGGGCGGCGACGTATTTGTGCATTATTCCTCTATAGGGGGAAGTGGATACCGAGCCCTGGAACAAGGCGACAGCGTGGAATTCGAAGTTCAGCAAGGCGCCAAGGGACCGCAGGCAGTCAGTGTCAGGAGGGTGTGA
- a CDS encoding DUF1349 domain-containing protein produces the protein MPILLQENFSLPELDPQLQWFSPPRHWRIEPQARHLIIEPDSKTDFWQKTHYGFQVDNGHFLFFQTAEEVTLTVTVTMNPHHQYDQAGAMVRFSPDCWIKTSVEYEQEGPSKLGAVVTNHGYSDWSTQDFQDFSLPLHFRITRQGNDYQIFCASGDLENSWTQLRITHLAHPPQAPVYFGLFACSPVERGLQARFSSLKIESIEKTVLADG, from the coding sequence ATGCCCATTCTTCTTCAGGAAAACTTTTCCTTGCCGGAACTGGATCCCCAACTGCAATGGTTTTCACCCCCTCGTCACTGGCGGATCGAGCCTCAAGCAAGGCACTTGATCATCGAACCAGATTCCAAAACAGATTTCTGGCAGAAAACCCATTATGGGTTCCAGGTGGACAACGGTCACTTCCTCTTTTTCCAGACCGCAGAAGAGGTGACCCTCACCGTGACGGTCACCATGAACCCTCACCATCAATACGACCAGGCCGGCGCCATGGTCCGCTTTTCCCCGGATTGCTGGATAAAAACGTCTGTCGAATATGAGCAGGAAGGTCCGAGCAAGTTGGGTGCGGTGGTCACCAACCATGGATACTCAGACTGGTCGACCCAGGATTTCCAAGATTTCTCTCTCCCGCTCCACTTTCGGATCACACGGCAGGGAAACGATTACCAGATTTTTTGCGCTTCTGGGGACCTTGAGAACTCCTGGACTCAACTGAGGATCACCCATCTTGCACATCCTCCGCAAGCACCGGTCTATTTTGGTCTTTTCGCCTGTAGCCCAGTGGAACGCGGCCTGCAAGCCCGCTTCAGTTCCCTGAAAATCGAATCTATCGAGAAAACGGTACTGGCTGATGGATGA
- the queA gene encoding tRNA preQ1(34) S-adenosylmethionine ribosyltransferase-isomerase QueA: MYTREFDYHLPEELIAQTPIEPRDSSRLLVINRLNRSVSEHRFTDIIDYFQAGDVLVLNNTKVIAARLPARRAGGGKAEVFLLRDLGEARWEALVKPGNRIPVNSKLTLGRNLTVTVTAKTTEGGRIIQFRSDGEVEAALREVGQVPLPPYIKKPISDPARYQTVYASAAGSVAAPTAALHFTAELLDTLQEKGVTIGYTTLHMGLGSFRPIREELLEAHRMPVEYLQVPGEVAEMVNRAKKDGRTVVACGTDVVRTLESAARDNGKIASFQGTTDLFITPGYRFRVVDRFITNLHLPRSSHLVLVSAFAGRELIFEAYAYAVDKKFRFYTFGDATLML; encoded by the coding sequence GTGTATACCAGGGAATTTGATTATCATCTGCCCGAGGAATTAATCGCGCAGACTCCTATTGAACCCCGGGATTCCTCGCGGCTTCTGGTGATCAACCGATTGAACCGCTCGGTCAGCGAGCACAGATTTACGGACATCATCGATTATTTCCAGGCGGGCGACGTACTGGTCTTGAACAACACCAAAGTCATCGCCGCGCGCTTGCCCGCCAGGCGTGCCGGAGGCGGCAAGGCGGAGGTTTTCCTCCTCAGGGATCTGGGAGAGGCTCGCTGGGAAGCCTTGGTCAAACCGGGAAACCGGATTCCGGTCAATTCCAAGCTTACCCTGGGACGTAATTTAACCGTAACCGTCACCGCGAAAACCACGGAAGGCGGAAGAATCATACAATTTCGTTCGGACGGGGAGGTGGAAGCCGCCTTAAGAGAGGTTGGTCAGGTCCCACTGCCTCCCTATATCAAGAAACCCATCTCCGATCCGGCCAGATACCAAACCGTATATGCCAGTGCAGCAGGTTCGGTGGCGGCCCCCACCGCCGCTCTACACTTTACCGCCGAGTTGCTTGACACCCTGCAGGAGAAAGGGGTGACGATCGGGTATACCACCCTCCACATGGGGTTGGGAAGTTTCCGGCCCATAAGGGAGGAATTACTCGAAGCCCACCGCATGCCTGTCGAATACCTCCAGGTCCCCGGGGAGGTCGCCGAAATGGTCAACCGAGCGAAAAAAGACGGAAGAACGGTAGTCGCCTGCGGTACCGACGTAGTGCGCACCCTTGAGTCGGCTGCCCGAGACAATGGGAAGATAGCGTCTTTTCAAGGGACCACGGATCTATTCATCACCCCGGGGTACCGGTTCAGGGTGGTGGATCGGTTTATAACCAACCTGCATCTGCCCCGTTCGTCGCATCTTGTGCTGGTATCGGCGTTCGCGGGGCGTGAGCTAATCTTCGAGGCCTATGCTTATGCTGTAGACAAAAAATTCCGATTTTACACTTTCGGCGACGCTACATTAATGTTATAG
- a CDS encoding ribbon-helix-helix domain-containing protein — MKMLRTQIQLTEQQVASLKARAVAEGISMAELIRQYLDQGLASSMIPEPKERIRCAMAVAGRFRSSLGDLATNHDKYFLEAMGGQ; from the coding sequence ATGAAAATGTTGCGAACCCAGATCCAACTAACCGAGCAACAAGTTGCCTCTTTAAAAGCCAGGGCGGTCGCTGAAGGGATTTCCATGGCCGAGTTGATCCGCCAATATCTTGATCAAGGGCTTGCTTCTTCCATGATCCCGGAGCCAAAAGAACGCATCCGCTGCGCCATGGCTGTCGCCGGTCGTTTTCGCTCCAGCCTTGGAGATCTGGCGACCAATCATGATAAGTATTTTCTGGAAGCGATGGGCGGTCAATGA
- a CDS encoding S24 family peptidase, with translation MAEKGLDQSRTAALTGISQSTVSRWLKGEKEPETETALRVGRALGIPNSELLLFLGLIDCSFFELDNETIAVPVLTGSVPCGIPITEYEKYVASYQPIHHSLLRMRVGQAAGREVRLFIVHARGDSMIGERIGDGDQVVFSPDLVVASGDIAVIDMEEEGLTIKKVFFQNETAVLQAANPSYPPLIITGRPLRIVGKVLMNWVYH, from the coding sequence ATGGCTGAAAAAGGCCTTGACCAGTCTCGGACCGCCGCTTTGACCGGTATCTCCCAGTCCACCGTCTCCCGCTGGTTGAAGGGGGAAAAGGAGCCGGAGACGGAGACGGCGCTACGGGTAGGACGAGCCCTGGGTATCCCCAACAGTGAACTGCTGCTTTTCCTCGGTCTTATCGACTGTTCTTTTTTTGAGCTGGACAACGAAACGATCGCCGTGCCGGTACTCACTGGCAGCGTCCCTTGCGGGATTCCCATTACCGAATATGAAAAATACGTCGCGAGCTATCAGCCCATCCACCATTCCCTACTCCGGATGCGGGTCGGTCAAGCCGCGGGACGGGAGGTACGCCTGTTTATCGTCCACGCCCGGGGAGACAGCATGATTGGGGAACGGATCGGGGACGGAGACCAGGTAGTGTTCTCTCCTGACCTCGTGGTTGCTTCGGGGGACATCGCGGTGATCGATATGGAAGAGGAAGGTCTGACCATCAAAAAAGTTTTCTTTCAGAACGAAACCGCTGTCCTGCAGGCCGCTAACCCCAGCTATCCGCCTCTCATCATCACCGGCCGGCCGCTCCGGATCGTGGGTAAGGTCCTCATGAACTGGGTATATCATTGA
- a CDS encoding PIN domain-containing protein, protein MSVYVDTSAILAVLDADDENHESAKRTWIDLLESREAIVCNNYLLVETYTLVQYRLGMEALRAFHEDVFPILNLEWIDDSLHRQAANALLTANRRNLSLVDCASFNSMRLLGLKKVFAFDKHFAEQGFTCIPEGDLSRKLSC, encoded by the coding sequence ATGAGTGTTTACGTGGATACCTCAGCCATATTGGCCGTTCTGGATGCTGACGACGAAAATCACGAATCGGCAAAAAGAACCTGGATAGATTTGCTGGAATCCCGGGAGGCCATAGTATGTAACAATTATCTGCTGGTAGAAACCTATACCTTAGTGCAGTACAGATTAGGCATGGAAGCCCTGAGGGCTTTTCATGAAGACGTTTTTCCCATTCTAAATTTGGAGTGGATCGATGATTCTCTCCACCGCCAAGCCGCCAATGCCCTGCTCACCGCCAACCGGAGAAACTTGAGCCTGGTTGATTGCGCTAGCTTTAATTCCATGCGGCTGTTAGGCCTTAAAAAGGTGTTTGCTTTCGATAAACATTTTGCTGAGCAGGGTTTTACATGCATACCAGAGGGGGATTTGTCCAGGAAGCTGAGTTGCTGA
- the ilvD gene encoding dihydroxy-acid dehydratase, whose protein sequence is MRSDFIKEGNPRAPHRSLLKACGVLDRDLGKPFIAVVNSFTDIVPGHIHLRRLAEAVKEGIKEAGGLPFEFNTIAVCDGLAMGHNGMRYSLPSRDVISASIEIMIHAHAFDGMVLMPSCDEIVPGHLMAAGELDIPTIVLTGGPMLPGNFKGQKVDLIDVFEAVGKAARGEMTTEELKELEDCACPGAGTCAGMFSANTLACGMEALGMSLPGCATCHALDPAKDDLAKATGQRIVALVKENLTARKIMTREAFENWIKVSLAVAGSTNDVLEILAIAGKCGLSLPLDLFHDLSEQTPHICHMRPGGVYTLKDLDEAGGVPAIMNRLTPLLHLHSITVTGKTVAENIRSAKVLDQEVIRPIENPIHKEGGLAILYGNLAPGGAVVKRAAVNQDMLKFEGRARVFDAEEEAYDAIIEGKINSGDVVVIRYEGPRGGPGMREMLAPTAAIWGMGLSSSVALITDGRFSGGTRGPCIGHISPEASEGGPIAFVQEGDSISIDIPNRRIDLGVSPEELIIRQQNWYPKHKEVSGYLHEYRKGALSADKGASLGK, encoded by the coding sequence ATGAGAAGCGATTTTATCAAGGAAGGAAATCCTCGAGCACCGCACCGGTCGCTTTTGAAAGCCTGCGGAGTATTGGACAGGGACCTGGGTAAACCATTTATAGCCGTGGTCAACTCCTTCACCGACATAGTTCCCGGCCACATCCATCTTAGAAGGCTTGCCGAAGCGGTGAAAGAAGGAATAAAAGAGGCGGGCGGACTACCGTTTGAATTCAATACCATAGCCGTATGCGACGGCCTGGCGATGGGACACAACGGCATGCGGTATTCTCTGCCCTCCCGAGACGTAATCTCCGCTTCCATAGAAATAATGATCCATGCTCATGCATTCGACGGCATGGTGCTGATGCCCTCCTGCGATGAAATCGTTCCCGGACACCTGATGGCCGCGGGGGAACTGGACATTCCCACGATTGTGCTCACCGGAGGGCCAATGCTCCCTGGTAATTTCAAGGGCCAGAAGGTTGATCTGATCGATGTATTCGAGGCGGTAGGCAAGGCCGCCCGGGGAGAGATGACCACCGAGGAACTCAAGGAGCTTGAGGATTGCGCCTGTCCCGGAGCGGGAACCTGTGCAGGCATGTTCAGCGCAAACACATTGGCCTGTGGCATGGAGGCTCTGGGGATGTCTCTGCCGGGCTGTGCCACCTGTCATGCCCTGGATCCCGCCAAGGACGACCTGGCCAAAGCCACCGGCCAAAGAATCGTCGCCCTGGTCAAGGAGAACCTCACGGCCAGGAAAATAATGACCCGAGAGGCATTCGAAAACTGGATCAAAGTATCGTTGGCAGTAGCCGGCTCCACCAACGATGTGCTCGAGATTCTGGCCATTGCCGGAAAATGCGGTCTATCGCTTCCCCTCGACCTGTTCCATGATCTCTCCGAGCAAACGCCCCACATATGCCATATGCGGCCGGGAGGCGTCTATACCTTGAAAGATCTCGATGAGGCCGGCGGTGTTCCAGCCATAATGAACCGGCTGACCCCGCTACTCCATCTCCACAGTATCACGGTCACGGGGAAAACGGTAGCCGAAAACATTCGCTCGGCCAAAGTGTTGGACCAAGAGGTGATCCGACCGATCGAAAACCCGATACACAAGGAAGGCGGCCTGGCGATACTCTACGGAAACCTGGCCCCGGGAGGTGCCGTGGTAAAAAGAGCTGCCGTCAACCAGGACATGCTCAAATTCGAAGGCCGGGCCAGGGTGTTTGACGCCGAGGAGGAGGCTTATGACGCCATCATCGAAGGAAAAATCAATTCCGGGGACGTAGTGGTAATCAGGTACGAGGGTCCCCGGGGAGGTCCGGGAATGAGGGAAATGTTAGCTCCGACCGCCGCCATCTGGGGTATGGGTCTCTCCTCTTCGGTCGCACTCATCACTGACGGCCGATTTTCGGGCGGTACCCGCGGCCCCTGTATCGGCCACATATCCCCCGAAGCAAGCGAGGGTGGTCCCATCGCGTTTGTCCAGGAAGGTGACTCCATCTCAATAGACATACCCAATCGGAGAATCGATCTCGGCGTCTCCCCGGAGGAACTTATCATCCGCCAGCAGAACTGGTATCCGAAACACAAAGAGGTTTCCGGATACCTACATGAATACCGCAAGGGGGCCTTAAGCGCCGATAAGGGCGCCTCCCTAGGAAAGTGA
- a CDS encoding SLC13 family permease, whose amino-acid sequence MKEIALGLFITTYLLLLIFPKIRAFIALASAAIFVTLGILPAGQIFVAIDWNVILMIAGTMGIVALFIDSKMPALMADVLIDRMPSVKWATIALVLFAGIISAFIDNVATVLMVAPVALNIAKKLNSSPVPLIISISLTSNLQGAATLVGDTTSVLLGGHANMNFIDFIFFHGKPGIFWAVQAGMAASTLVLLYIFRKNNTPIHLEEKETVEDFFPTVLLFGMVLLLILASFIPGKPNITNGVICTGLFLLGIIHNMLKNKDASAFKKKLREIDYFTILLLVGLFVVIGGIVEVGIVSDLSNIFNRIAGNNLFLIYTIIVWISVLFSAFIDNIPYVATMLPVVAAISQEMGIEPYLLYFGLLSGATLGGNITPIGASANIAALGILRKNGHTVSTLEFVKYGLPYTLTAVTVGYIFLWIVWR is encoded by the coding sequence GTGAAAGAAATCGCTCTTGGCCTGTTTATTACGACTTATTTGCTGCTCCTCATTTTCCCTAAAATACGGGCATTCATAGCTTTAGCCTCCGCTGCCATATTTGTCACTTTGGGGATCCTTCCGGCCGGACAAATTTTCGTAGCGATAGACTGGAACGTGATTCTCATGATCGCCGGAACGATGGGCATAGTGGCTTTGTTCATCGATTCCAAAATGCCCGCCCTTATGGCTGACGTGCTGATAGACAGGATGCCCAGCGTAAAGTGGGCTACTATCGCATTGGTGTTGTTTGCAGGGATCATATCGGCCTTTATCGACAACGTGGCTACCGTGCTGATGGTAGCGCCGGTGGCGCTCAATATCGCCAAAAAACTCAACTCATCCCCGGTTCCCCTTATCATATCCATATCCCTAACTTCCAATCTCCAGGGGGCAGCCACGCTGGTGGGCGACACCACGTCGGTGCTGCTCGGAGGACACGCCAACATGAACTTTATAGACTTCATATTCTTCCACGGCAAACCGGGAATTTTCTGGGCCGTCCAAGCGGGAATGGCCGCCTCTACCCTGGTTCTCCTGTACATATTCCGCAAGAACAACACTCCCATCCACCTCGAGGAAAAAGAAACCGTGGAAGACTTCTTCCCCACCGTCTTGCTCTTCGGAATGGTACTGCTTTTAATCCTGGCCTCTTTTATACCCGGTAAGCCCAACATTACCAACGGGGTTATCTGCACGGGGCTTTTTCTGCTTGGGATAATCCATAATATGCTGAAAAATAAGGATGCTTCGGCTTTCAAAAAGAAACTCCGGGAGATTGACTACTTCACCATACTGCTTTTGGTCGGCCTGTTTGTGGTCATAGGCGGAATAGTGGAAGTAGGTATAGTCTCTGACCTAAGCAATATATTCAATCGGATAGCCGGCAACAACTTATTTTTAATCTACACTATAATAGTGTGGATTTCGGTCTTGTTTTCGGCATTTATAGACAATATCCCCTACGTTGCTACAATGCTCCCAGTCGTAGCGGCCATCTCCCAGGAGATGGGAATCGAGCCCTATCTCCTGTATTTCGGTTTGCTCAGCGGCGCAACTTTAGGGGGCAACATAACCCCCATAGGGGCTTCAGCGAATATTGCGGCACTGGGAATATTGCGTAAAAACGGCCATACCGTGAGCACCCTTGAATTCGTCAAATATGGTCTGCCCTATACTTTAACGGCGGTGACGGTCGGATACATATTTTTATGGATTGTATGGAGATAA